In the Klebsiella aerogenes KCTC 2190 genome, one interval contains:
- a CDS encoding DUF1493 family protein produces the protein MTVDQDNIAAAVLAWYETQWNKPTLTGKKQQVNADLSLNMGDYPWARESGDDIMQSYFRQFNVKQDAFDLFNYWPPEQGFLPNFLLPKSKRIFPRKPEPLTLAMLIASAQAGRWLYR, from the coding sequence ATTACGGTAGATCAAGACAATATCGCAGCAGCCGTTCTGGCATGGTATGAAACACAATGGAACAAGCCGACACTTACCGGCAAAAAGCAGCAGGTGAATGCGGATTTATCACTCAATATGGGCGATTATCCCTGGGCCAGAGAAAGTGGCGATGACATCATGCAATCGTATTTCCGTCAGTTTAATGTAAAGCAAGATGCATTTGATTTATTTAATTATTGGCCTCCCGAACAGGGTTTCCTCCCTAATTTCCTATTACCGAAATCCAAACGCATTTTTCCGCGCAAACCGGAGCCGTTAACACTCGCGATGCTCATTGCGTCAGCACAGGCTGGGAGATGGCTGTATCGTTAG
- the ampC gene encoding CMY2-MIR-ACT-EC family cephalosporin-hydrolyzing class C beta-lactamase: protein MMKTSLTGVLLLGASFSTFAAPQTAEQLRELVNQTITPLMKEQAIPGMAVAVIYHGKPYYFSWGQADVAGQRPVTRQTLFELGSVSKTFTGVLGGDAVARGEIKLSDPAQKYWPQLTGQQWQGITLLHLATYTAGGLPLQVPDEVTDEAALLRYYQNWQPQWAPGSKRLYANASIGLFGALAVKPSGMSFEQAMSQRVLQPLKLSHTWINVPPAQSKDYAWGYRDGKAVHVSPGQLDAEAYGVKSSIEDMAHWVLANMNSEAVQDKNLRQGIQLAQSRYWRAGEMYQGLGWEMLNWPVPAEVLINGSDNKVALAATPVTAVNPPAPPVKASWVHKTGSTGGFGSYVAFIPQQDLGIVMLANKSYPNPERVKAAYHILEALQ, encoded by the coding sequence ATGATGAAAACATCCCTTACAGGCGTACTGCTGCTGGGCGCCTCATTTTCGACTTTTGCCGCGCCGCAAACGGCGGAACAGCTGCGCGAACTGGTCAATCAGACCATCACCCCGTTAATGAAAGAACAGGCGATACCGGGCATGGCGGTGGCGGTGATCTATCACGGCAAACCCTACTATTTCAGCTGGGGCCAGGCCGATGTTGCCGGGCAGCGTCCGGTGACGCGACAGACGTTGTTTGAGCTGGGCTCTGTTAGTAAGACTTTCACCGGCGTGCTGGGCGGCGATGCGGTGGCGCGCGGTGAAATTAAGCTCAGCGATCCGGCGCAGAAGTACTGGCCGCAGCTCACCGGCCAGCAGTGGCAGGGGATCACGCTGCTGCATCTCGCCACTTATACCGCAGGCGGTCTGCCGCTGCAGGTTCCGGACGAGGTGACGGATGAAGCGGCATTACTGCGTTACTATCAGAATTGGCAACCGCAGTGGGCGCCGGGTAGTAAACGGCTGTACGCCAATGCCAGCATTGGCCTGTTCGGCGCGCTGGCGGTGAAACCTTCCGGCATGAGCTTTGAACAGGCGATGAGCCAGCGGGTATTGCAGCCGTTAAAACTGAGCCACACCTGGATTAACGTACCGCCCGCCCAGAGCAAGGACTACGCCTGGGGTTATCGTGACGGTAAAGCGGTACATGTTTCGCCGGGGCAGCTGGACGCTGAGGCTTACGGCGTGAAGTCGAGCATTGAGGATATGGCGCACTGGGTGCTGGCGAATATGAACAGCGAGGCGGTGCAGGATAAAAATCTGCGGCAGGGGATCCAGCTGGCGCAGTCGCGCTACTGGCGGGCTGGGGAGATGTATCAGGGGCTCGGCTGGGAGATGCTGAACTGGCCGGTGCCGGCCGAGGTGCTGATTAACGGCAGCGATAATAAGGTAGCGCTTGCCGCGACGCCGGTAACGGCGGTCAATCCGCCCGCGCCGCCGGTGAAAGCCTCCTGGGTACATAAAACCGGCTCCACCGGCGGTTTCGGCAGCTACGTGGCTTTTATCCCGCAACAGGATCTCGGCATCGTGATGCTGGCGAATAAAAGCTACCCCAACCCGGAGCGGGTGAAGGCGGCGTATCATATTCTTGAGGCGCTGCAGTAA